Genomic DNA from Puntigrus tetrazona isolate hp1 chromosome 6, ASM1883169v1, whole genome shotgun sequence:
GCAACGTCGCCGGGCAACTTTGGGAAATTGCATTAAATCTGATCTAAAATATCCAAATAGAAAGGGCCCAAGCGACATTACTGATAAAAAGTCGCCCGgttaaattgttcaaaaagtTGTATCATCAGCCTTAGGCTTGTCAGAGTTAATCTTACGATCACACAAGGTTGTTTTTTAACACATCTTGTGATCTTTTTCAAGGCCTGTAACTTGTAAACGTCTGATAATCTGTCACCGAGGATGTTAcatgcatctttaaaaagaaatctcaTTCTACTACCCTAAAGGCGGGTCTAGTATACGTACATAGAAAGCAAGACTTGGGCTAGAGGAAATGAGCTTTATTGTCTCCTTTTaatgtaatatgtttaaaagACAGTCTTCATATTCACTAGCTGGCAACTGTACGAGCCTGCAGCGATTATTATGAAATCATTAACAGAGCCAGCGTGCCTCACACACTGCAGGTGATTCAGGTGACACTCAGACCACGAAGTATCCTGGTTAATATGTCGACTGAATGAAGTGGACTTGGATTCATGACTGGGTTTGGATTAATTTTTAACACAACAAAAGCTTTAATTGTAGTagcttgctttaaaaaaaagtcactatGGTTGCATTAACCCTTTAGGAACCCTTATAGATGAAACCAATAGTTCTTCGCAGTTGgtagaaaaaataatatggaATAAAAACTCACATTTGGATAAATTCAGCTAAATAACATGTGACGTAATCAGTCATGGGAAACATTATATTGTAAAGCTCAAACTGTGAGGTCATGCGATATTGCGTCCATGGCAACAGAGGCAGGGAGCGCACGCTTCTGCAGAGGGATTTCCCTTAACCCTTTAAACCATCAGAAACTGACCCTGTGcgcattaaaaacaatcaaacaacaCCTTCTTTGTCGCTGATAAAAttgcagtgatttttttctatttaacgTAGAGAAGATGGATCATATCATTTTGTGCCATTTTCCCGAATCAACGAAAACCAGATTTTAATCATCGTGGATAATATTAGCATTAATATtagtgttataatattttataatattaatggatcaaactaatattaatattgtgcaGAATAAAATGAAGCtatcatattatatatgatttaaaaatgtgtacctTACAAATGTATACcggatatctatctatctataaatatttgtttttattaccctgttgaaaaattgtgttttagaatatatatatctGGTCTAAGATGATCATTAGCTGGTCTAAGCTGGTTAGAAGCTGTTCCCTGATGGTACCTTACTTGTACCATCTTGGACATGCTAGCTAGCCGgctacatacatatgcatacattaataaacacataaatgcattaatgcattagcTAATGCATACATGagtaagaaatatataaatcacGACCCATACAGCTTAACATGCCCGAGTAGTTTTTTGGACGATGGTAGCTGGTCAAACAGCTAAATGACCGGCTTGCACCTGCTAATGTGTCAATCTCAGACCAGCTGAAAACTATCTGTCATGCTCCAAATCATCTACAATCTTCCGGTGCGCTCTGTGCTGATCTAAATCTCTGTTCACCAGAATGCATAACAATAGTAAGCGACGATTACTAAGCCATCATCTCATATATGCGTCGGTCTCGAAACGCGTCCGATCAGTTGATCTGCTTTGCACGTCGTGACTCATGTAGGTTATTGCTTCTTAAAACAGGCCTATCATATAAAAATGATCGAGCGAGATATCGTCCTGCAACGGCGCTGACGCGAAGAAGACCGCATCTAAACAAAACACCGACGGCACTATAGAAAACCTGATGCTCATTTAGCAACGCAGATATGCTAAAAATGCAAGCTCGGGATTGATTATGACATCACGACAGCCTCGACAGTTtctatattaataacaattcaCTGCGTAGCGTCGAAGATGTCTCGTTCAAAGCCGCACGGCTACAGCTGCTAATAATAAACACGTTCGTCGGTTTATAAACAGCGTTTTCCTCCTACCTTTCGATGCGCTGCCTCTCATTCTCCGATGCCCCAGCTGATGTCAGAAACGCTGACCTTTCATTTGTCATTCGCTGGCTGTCAAAGGTCAGATTGGCGCGTGTCCCAGCGAATCGTGCCGCGTCTCGAGCAGGCGCTCGCTCGGGTTCTTCAAGCAGAGATGAAGAGCTCCTTCAGCATCATCGAATCAAAACCTTCGAACCACATCCACGACTGGCCGTCTGTTTGATCTAGGGTAATAAACACACCTATCTATTaggttgtattattattttttaaacgtttaattaTTTCAGCTGTACAAAATATGCACGTAACTGTTCATATTTaagaacactttttaaaaaaatcggATTTAACTCTATTGCTGATTTGTCgtagttttattttaagcgACTGCTATTTCGCAGtcagacttgttttttttttttttatgggaaGGATGATGATAATTTTAGCTGTGTGTCATATCGTGGACTTCCGTGATGCCGTGCGCCGACTACGGACGCAGATGGTACGTGCTACTATGGCTAAGGGtaagctcatgaatattaattagatgaTGGTGACGTGGCACGGTAAATTCCTAGAACGTCCAACTgggagcgtttttttttttatttaacctcATTAATATTCACGAGGCAAGCCTTCGCCGTAGTAGGATTTGTAAACTTTATTACACATAAACGTGCAGCCCCCGGCCAGGTCATCCCACCCCTAGAGGACAACCTCCCTAACAGCTGGCCAAATGCCACGTCGCTTTTACGTAAGACGTTTATACTTGCAGAaagttaattttatatattgtgtatatatatataaaatggctAGCCGTTTTTCCTTTTCAGGtatacacacgtatatatagTTTCATTGTCTATAGGTTTATtgaataattgtttaattagtAATTTTTGCTATCATTATTACATTGTTTATGGCTTTTATGTGTtgtgaatatgtttttatatgtattatgccACTTGTGaacatttctgtgaaaattaataacatggattaaattcaaatgaaaatatgacattcaacatttctgtgaaaataagtttattttctttggaaAAAGAGGAAAGCTCAAGCATGTAGATTCTTGTATATGGTATTGCACAACGAGAAGGTGTGGAGATATTTTCAGTGTTCTCTCCATTCCGTTTTTTATCAGGCATATAAACCTGACATAGTCTGAAACAGAACACTGGAGAGAGAACAGGAAGCAAGaaagaattaaagaaaaatagacAAAGACAAATACAGACACAGACTGACACCTATAAAACGCTCCTTGAGCTTCTCTATGTTTCAGGGACAAATTTTAATCTAATTGTAATATAATCTGTGGTTTTTCATAAAGTCTGTGTTTTAATCTTCTtgatcaaaaaacaaaagcgtCACTGTTGTTCTGGTTGAACAGTCACAGTTATCCCCAGCGGATTATTTTATATCAACGGCTCTTCCAGATATGGCTCTTAAAACTGCTATACTGAACAGTATTTATGAAAGATGGCAGTAAGACATAGGataattttataacattatactTATACACTGCCATTTGCTAAAAGCGTTACTCGTATATTGGTTTGattttaacagttaaacattCTATCAATGCATTTCAAAGAATAAGGCCCGGTTTTCAATAAATTGAAATTCTCCAAGGCATATCTGGCATATTTGGATTACAGAGCTTgtaaagcacataaaaaataattatacatttttatggtaCATAGAAGAATGGTAGCACTGCTATAAAATCGATAAGAAAGGCAAACATCACAGACAGAGATGATATAAAGTATTGTACTTCTTAGATATAAGTTGAATTTTACCCTGACTGATTTCCAGACTCCAGCAAATGCTAAAAGCAGAGAACAAGTCCTTCAACTGTATTAAAACTCTTCAggaacacaaataattaaagCTAGCGCTACGAATAACACTACGCTACCATTGGACAagttgcaacaaaaaaaatgcacggAGTCTTTGGAAACCAAGTGCGGTCAGTTCTTCCTCCTCTGAGACGAGGCCACACCGTTGTCTTTCCCTCAGTGAGTTGAAGCACATCGAGCATCTGACTGGATGCTGGGGATCTTTGTGCTGAGAAGTGCGCTGATATTCGGCCAGATCCGGTCTGTCTCTGTGTCCGAGAATGTGTATAGGATGCCTTTAGCCCTTTAACACAGAATTGCAATGCTTTTTAGTGAACAACTGAACAAGAGCGTTACAGAAGGACAAAAAGATTTTAAGACTCAAAGTATTGATTATGAGCATACTTATAAAAGTCTATGACAGGTTTTGCGACATCTTTGTAGTGTCTCAGTCTGGCCACCAAGGCTTCTGGTCTGTCATCCTCCTGTTGAATTAATGGCTCTCCCGTGATGTCATCTATCCCCTGTAAACACAACAGATATCAGCAAAGCTGTCATGATTTGATTGcgtatgtttgcatttattcttttattcaaatcaaatgcaaatgaGGAACCCAACAACTGATTTATCATGTAATGCTAGCAATACAAAGTTTCCAACATTGTCCGGAATAGTACAAGCTACAAGAAAGATggatataatgataataaaagcattttttttatgtcagtaGGATGCagttgaaggaatagttcacccaaaactgaaaatatgcTCAAAATGGACCCACCTTCAAGCCATCTGAGATGTAGAGGAGATTGTATGTTTATCAGAACAGATCTGGAGACGTTTagtattacatcacttgctaACCAATGGATTCTCAGCATTCACTGCAGAAAACCACTTTCACAACGAGGGTTCAAACGGCTGATAGAagcgtcacaataatccacaagtaattaaCTTTATTGCACTGCAAAATACCACTCCATAAATCATAATAGCGTTCCCTCCAATGAAAAACATCATCCCTGTTGTTCTCTCACCCACcaacatgtttgtttaaaacGGTTTTAGCTCTGAAacaatggtttgaagttaacctctttatttagtttttaatacaaacacaaaGCTTTTTACTTCACTGAACACTAATTAACGGACTGAAAGTAGATTACTTGTGGATCactctgatgtttttatcagctgtttaaatTCTCATTCCAGGTGGTGTCATTTTATCTAATGTTTTTAGTGAAGAAACACCTCTACACCTTGGATGGCCTAAGCATAAGCTAATTTTAATTGCTAGATCCAAACACCTGGTTGTAATTTTGAAGTCATTTCAAAGGCCTGTTAAGCCGTTTTAGCGCTGGAACGAATGCAAGAGGGTAATGAGTTTTATAAGAGtagtttaaaagagaaaatctaAATTCTCCCATGCAGAAGCATTAACCTTTTTCCATTCGAAGaatctgaagaaaatgtttcattCTCACTGTTTCTGTCACACTCACAAACAGTTGTTTCTCAACTGCGCACTGCTCAAGGAGTCACCcagactaaaaaaaaagcaaccaaCAATGGTAACGTCTAAAATCGATGggttttaaagttaaaagcaTTACTTACTATCAGTCTAAATACACTGATACTGAGCTGTATCGGTTTAAATAATATGAGGGTTTCTTTTGCAGAAACAACGGCACAATGGAACAGACATTCTGTTAACATCACATCAAGAACGTTTTTTAACTTGAGAGAACTGAGCCACAGTTAGCTGAAAGACTACAATATTGACCTGGACACGGGGAGGATTGAAGCACATGTTGTAGACTCTGCCGCTGGGGGGATGTATCCATCGGTGTCGCAGCCTTTCCTTCAGTGTTTCCAGAGGAATGTTGAGATTGATGGCCACGTCCAGATCACAGGCACTGTTCAGGGCTTCAGCCTGAGCTAGTGTTCGAGGAAAACCTGGAAGGCGAGCGCACAAGATGACTTCCGATACTTGAAAACGGGCCAAAATGGATTATTCACATGAGTGATTACATTTCCTTTCATATTTGATTATAACATCTTACAATATTAGATTTaggttataaataaatatcattttgaaatgtcactTTAGTTGCAATATGTGGTTTCGCAACTATGCATGAATGTCAAGTGTTGCAATACTACATCCTTGTTGGGTGCAGGGTATTACAGCGTTTTGTATCATCATAGACTTGCCAGTGGGGGATCtacattcatctttaagaactGAGTGTAGTTACTTTTTTCTTCGCGTACTTCAATATTAAGATATGGGATTAGCCTTTGTAGTTTCACTTTTAATGTTTACAGTCCTGCGGTAAATGAACACTAGTTTGACTCCATGCACCTGTAGATCACGCTGCACATCTTTTCAGCCAATGTTTGATATCCTTACATTCTATTTTAGGAGCTTGGGAGTTTCTAAACTAGCAGTCGTTACATCTTAACTTCCTGGTTTCACAAATCAATTGATAAAACAGAAACAGGCAAGACACTTTCAATACCCCTAGCTTACTTCCTAAcacttgttttgagtttctgTTGAATGAAGAAATGAAACTTCCCTATGATTTCCCTTAAGGAGATTTAGCTTTGGCTGTATCTtaagcaaatgcaaaaaacgTATAGCAAAAATATCAAGTAGTGAATGGGATTTACCACCATACCATCCAACAACCAGCTGTATTTGGTCATCTCCTCCAATCTAGGCAGCAGAAGTCGTGTCATGACATGGTCTGGTACAAGCAGTCCTTTTTTTATATACGTTTTAGCTTGAACACCAGCCTCtgcagaaaacaacaacaacaatgaattGAATACATATCTTCTACACTAAGAATGAAAGCTAATATGActctaatatattttttctacttATGTTCATgcttaaaatgcacacataaacTTTAACTGAGgaaaatcaattattaatcaCATGATTTTAACCAGCAACTGGAGTGTTAATCATAAAATAGATTGCAACAGTTGCATTAGAGATAATTTTTATCTACAAGCATACCAATAACAGAACATCATAAATGTCCTAATGCCATTTTACAGTTTGCATCAACTATTGATTTTTAGTGTATTTCTTTGGTTTTCAAAGTCCCagagaaatgtaatataaaatgagaaaaatgtgtgTTAATCCAACAACTTACCTAAATCAcgattttcctttttaaagctATATTCTTTCCGACCTGAGGCTTTAAACTAAAAGGATCTACCTACCACGATAACTTTACCGAGCGTGAATAAATGTACT
This window encodes:
- the ak4 gene encoding adenylate kinase 4, mitochondrial isoform X1 translates to MSKLFRAVIMGPPGSGKGTISERIAHNFGLTHLSSGDFVRENIAAKTEAGVQAKTYIKKGLLVPDHVMTRLLLPRLEEMTKYSWLLDGFPRTLAQAEALNSACDLDVAINLNIPLETLKERLRHRWIHPPSGRVYNMCFNPPRVQGIDDITGEPLIQQEDDRPEALVARLRHYKDVAKPVIDFYKAKGILYTFSDTETDRIWPNISALLSTKIPSIQSDARCASTH
- the ak4 gene encoding adenylate kinase 4, mitochondrial isoform X2, translated to MTRLLLPRLEEMTKYSWLLDGFPRTLAQAEALNSACDLDVAINLNIPLETLKERLRHRWIHPPSGRVYNMCFNPPRVQGIDDITGEPLIQQEDDRPEALVARLRHYKDVAKPVIDFYKAKGILYTFSDTETDRIWPNISALLSTKIPSIQSDARCASTH